A region of the Nocardia nova SH22a genome:
GCGATTACGATCGCCCGGCCGAAATCGTCGGCCTGGCGCAGCAGCCGCCGCTTGACCCGCTCACCCTCGGGCGCCAGCTCCTCGGCGACGCGGTACGCCTCGGCCCAGTGGAAGAAGGTGCCGTGGATGAACGCCGGTGTCGCCCAGGCGCCCGCGAGCAGCAGCGCGGGCGGAAGCGACCGGGTGCGCCCGGCGGGGGCCAGCCCCTCGTGCAGATGCCACGCGGCGGCCAGATAGAGCGGGGCGCCGAAGACGCCACACATCGCACCGGTGGTCAGCCGCGCGGTCGATGCCGGCAGCATCGAACCGACCTCGGGTTTCACGCCCGGCTCGCGCAGGATCGGATGGTTCTCCGGTTCGATCTTCGAACCGAGCAGAAGTACGTCGCCGATGGCGTAGAGCACCGACCCCGCCACTCCGGCCAGCCCCGCCCACCGTACGAGTTTCGTGCGCCCCTGAAAGTGCCGACTAATACTCGATCGAGTCATATTCACCACGGTAGCATTTACTTAGGTTTACCTAATATGATCGGGGCGAGAGGGCGTGTATCCGAATCGGCGAGGAGGACCGATGGAATCGATCAAGGCCGGAATCAGGCAGCGAGCGCTCGGAAATCAACTGCTGTCACTGGAACTCACGGTAGCGCAGGTGGATTCGGTATCGCCCGGATTCACGCGAGTAACCCTCGAGGGTGCCGCCCTGGCCGGGTACACCGATCCGCAGGCCGCCGACGCGTTCAAACTCATGCTGCCCGCGAATGCCGGGGCAGCGATCGAGGCTCCCGAGCGCGACGGTTCCGGACTCCCGGCCTGGTCGGGCGAGACCCCGCAGC
Encoded here:
- a CDS encoding DUF6796 family protein, which codes for MTRSSISRHFQGRTKLVRWAGLAGVAGSVLYAIGDVLLLGSKIEPENHPILREPGVKPEVGSMLPASTARLTTGAMCGVFGAPLYLAAAWHLHEGLAPAGRTRSLPPALLLAGAWATPAFIHGTFFHWAEAYRVAEELAPEGERVKRRLLRQADDFGRAIVIAYWPFGIATAAASALVIAAVATGRTAYPRWAGPVVAPALPIVAASVVTGTRLPPEPAGHMLQGAGISVGHLISYGASTALLWSGRRLRR